The sequence atattataattatacatatgtatgtgatgtttttcttttttttaattttgttaacaatttgCAATTTAACCCATAATTATTATGTGTGGAATGCAAATACATATTCTAAAATTTGGTTTATGCcttaaatgaatgaataaatgtatGAAATGACATGACATGAAATGtgcgtttgtttgttttcttaatgaaaattaatgttaagtttgaggttaaagaaaaatttcgaaaatagaaattttctcAGTTTTGTTGGCTGTTTGTGTTGTTGTGtggatttaattttaattgatgaTATTATTCAATATGCTCTCTATCTTTTGCAATGACTTTTCTTCCACCAAGAACGTACGATGGTTGCCTTCAACGGTCAAAACATTCACAGATTTCTGACAGACCTGAAAAGCGGAAACAGCAATATATTAGTAATTTGTTTACTTgttatggataaaaaaaagtatatcgATATTTACCTCATTAAGACCATAGTCTTTTTCTAATTTGGCATAGTTTTCAGTGGGTTTGACTAGAGTAACATCGCACGACACTTTGGTGGAGGGTACGTATTTATCGGCAGCCAGCAACTTCTTGTAGAATGATGTAGCAGCTTGTACAAtctgtaagaaaaaaaaaatacaaagaaattttgttaattcgaattttgatttttaaaaatgatctttGTCATCATTTGTATTTagaattcaaaataaaacttaCCAAATCTGTTGGCTGGTTAATTTCGGCAGCAACGATTTCCGCACATTTAGCTACCTTGGTCTCCCATGTTGGTATATTCAGCAACACCTTGGCTACCAAACTGTAATCGATATTGGCCACAACCATACCGAAGTAGGCCAAACCGTAGGCTTCATTTTGATCATCGGAAGTATTCAAGCGTTGCTTAAAGCTGGTGGTATACCAGTTGACATACTTGGGGGCACCGTCTAACATAACTAGACGGGCCTTTTCCTTGAGGTTCTCCAAGTGGAGCACCATGACGAAGGCCACTAGAGCACCGAACGAGTAGCCGGCAATGGCATAGGGACCCTTAGGTTGGACAGTGCGTATTTGTTGCAAATAGAAATCGGCCAAGGTGTCGATGGAATCGAGATTGGCTTCAGCAGTACACTGTAGACCGTAGACGGGACAATCCAAACGGGAGGCCAATTGTTTAAGAGCATCGGCAAAACCTTCTATGGGGGAGACCACGAAGAGAGGACGTTTCTTGGAGTCGGCAGGAGCAGCAGATTGTAGGCGTACGATAGCTTGAGTGGGCATAAGTTCTGTGGTGAATACCACCTGGGTGCCATCACCAAATGGACTTGGGCTGGGTGTTCTGTGGACTGGAGATGCAGGAGAGGCGGCAGCTTCGTTGCCTTCGACACCACCACTAAGTTGTTTCAATTGACCGAATGTCAACTGTCTGATTTCTTGGGGAGACATTACAATGTCAAAGTTACGCTCCAAGGTTTGTTTGATTTCGGCGCCCATTAGGGAATCCATACCCAAATCAGCCAAAGAAGCTGAATCTTGTACATTCTTGGTGTCTCTTAAGCCCAAAATGTTGGCAACACAGGCAATTAAACTGACACCTCCGGCTTGGTCGGATTTGCGTTTCTCGGCCACTACCATAGAAGCCAAGACAGGGTGGGGCTGTTGCAGGAAGAAGTCAATAGTTTGTAGGCATGAGGTCATTCTTTGTGGCAAAGTTCCTCCAATAACTGTATCGTTGTCGCCCAGATTTTCAATAACCAAACCAGTGTCACCAATAGCACCCCATTGTATGGCCAAGCCAGGGAATCCGCTGGCCTGTCTCAATTCACAGATACGCTCCATGGCAGAGTTGGCCAGACCGTAATTAGTTTGACCAATATTACCACGACCGCAAGACACACTTGAGAAGCAGACAAAGTAATCGAGTTCGGAGCACATGGCTCTGGAGAATTGATCCAAGTATTTGGTGCCTTGTACCTTTGATTCGCAGACAGTTTCGAAATCTTTAACGGTTTGATCTTCGAGCAGGGCATCTCTAAGTACAGCAGCCAAATTGAAAATACCGCCTACTAAAGCCAATTTGTTGGCATTTTCTAGCAGTTGTTGGCAGCCCTTGGCACTGGTTACATCGCTGGTGTCTACCAACACCTTGACACCTCGCTGTTGCCATCTTCTGATCATAAGGGATTGATAGCCAGTCTTAACGCCGGATCTGGAGGTGAGTACTAGATATTTGGCTCCTCTGGTAACCAACCAGTTGGTAAGTTCGAGACCAAAACCGCCCAAACCACCAACGATGATGTAGCTCTTTTCGGGATGCATGTAGGTACGAGGTATGGCATTAACCAAACGAGCTGTGGGTTTTACCGTTTTACGACCATCCTCTTCATCTCTGACCTTGACGACAACTTTGCCGATGTGTTTGCCGGAAGCCATGAAACGGAAAGCGGACTCAACTTGATGTTCGTTGAAAACTGAAGTGGGCAAAGGTCTGACGGCGCCTGACTTGATGCCTTCAGCCACCAAGTTTACAACTTGGTTTTGCATGGCCTCTTCACCTTCCATGACACTGTCCAAAAGAATACCATGGAATGAGGTGTTCTTGAGGAACACGGACATGCCCAAAGGCGAGTTGTTGCTCAAATCGAATTTTCCGATTTCAAGGAAACGGCCATTCAAGCCCAAGCAGCGTACGGAAGCTTGAAGTTTTTCTTCGGCCAAAGAGTTCAAGACCAAATCTACACCGCGGCCTTGGGTTTCACGCATAATCATTTGCTCGAATGAGCAGTCACGAGAGTTGCCAATATGGCTGTCCTTGAGTTGAGGGAAACGTTTCTTCAAGAATTCTCTCTTTTCCTTGCTGCCAACGGTGGTGAAGACAGTCAAGCCATGATGCAAGGCAATGGAAATGGCCGATTGACCCACACCACCAGAACCGGCGTGAATCAAGATCTTTTCTCCCTTCTTCATTTGACCGCGCACCAACAAAGCGTAGTAGACGGTGGCATAAACACAGGGTACAGTTGAGGCTTCTTCCATAGTCCAGTTGTCGGGTATCTCCCACATCATATTCTTGGAGGCCACGCAGGTGGTAGCCATAGATTTGGCGGGCACCATAGCCATAATTCTGCGACCCTTAGAATCGCGACCAGCAAACTCCAAACCCAAGACACAGTCCTGTTGGGCCAAATCACCGGGCAAAGCATCGGCTGAAAGTTTGCCTGAGGACAACATGACGTCACGGAAGTTAATGGGAGCATAGTAAACAGTGCACAATTCCGATTTGTCATCCAACAAGCCAGCGTTAATCTGGGGGGCTTCAATCCATTTCAGCGAAGCAAGATCACCCTTTGTTAGAGCATTGACATAAGCATGCTCAACTTGCAAAGTGGCCACATCAGTCTCCAACTTCAAGTGACGGAAAGTGCCAAAGGTGGAGTTCTTCAAAACGTTGGTAATAAGATCCTTGGACAATTGTTCTGCATACAATTTACTGGTGAGCGAGAATTTTTCAGCGTTCTTATCTTGAATAAAGACCAAGCGTGCCAATTTTCcaccattttcatttttaatacaGTTCATAAAACCAATAGCACCGAATAGTTCTTCTCCTTGGCAAACAACATAGACGTAACGTTCAATTTCGGCAGCCTTAGCCAAAGCTTCTTTAAGGTCATCCAACCAGTTGAAGTTGGTTTCGGTGACTTGGACTACGACAGCTTCACGTAGCTTCAAGTCAACAGGTTTGCGTGCCATTACCAAAATATGGGAGCCTCCAATAACTTGCTCAGTCACAACGGTTAAACCGGACTTGTTCAACAATGCACGACCAGACTTGTTGTATGATGTGGTAGACTCTTCAAAGATGAGGAAACCATTATCTTTAATGGTGGCCTTGCTGTTTTCCAAAATCATAGTATCAGGTCTCGACAAAACATCCAAAGCATAAAGGAAATGACAGTTCTGCTCTACCGGTTCTTCAAGAATATTTTTGGATATAATGCGTACACCCGATTCGGCACCTAAAGTTGAGGCAATAGTCTCCTCGTTGTTGTTATAAGTTGCAACAGCGATATCAGCGGTAATAGTGGGTTCTCCTTCAATGATTTGTAGCAATTTTGCAGCCATGAGGACATCAGGATTGCGGCCATTAGCCAATTCAACACCCTTGATTTTGATGGCGCCCTGCGAGTTTTCAATGATTGTGTGGAGAGCCACTGTCAAGGCTTGCAAGCGGGATTTTTCGGAGTTTTCATGTAATTCAGCATGGTTGACGTTGGGTACGAAAGTGTAACGTTCCAAGGTAGGGGGATTTTGGGTGCCAGGTCTCTTTGAGGCCAATGAGGCTTTCAATCCTCTCATCTCGACACCACCACTCTTGATGACATTAATATCGCCATACATATAAACGGGTACACCGTTCTGTGTTAGATATTCTGCAGACATTTTCGACATTTCCTCCAAATGTTTAGTTGGGTTAAGAACGGCCTTCTCAATACGAGTAGGCAAGTACAATTCTCTCAAGTTCTTGCTTAAGATACTGAATTGCAGCATAGTATCCATAAAACTGATCCAGTTGCCTACCCATTGCAATTGGCCGGCATTGGCCACGGTATCGGATTTAACAATGCCTCTGAAAATGCCGGAGTAATCGTAGCCACGAAGTCTCAACTCCTTGTAGACGTCATTAGTGTTCAATTCTTTGCCCAAAGTACTGGCTGTCAAACCGTCCAATGGCAATTCTTCTCTTTCAATGTCTTCGGGAATGGAAATTTTACCGGAAACAGCTAAACTGCCACCCTCGCAGATTTCAAAGTTGCCGGTGCCATCGAAGAAGTTAAGACCGAATTTGACCACACCTTCCTTGTTTAGGATGGTAGCTCTGTGGAATACGATATTTTCCATAACAACGGGGCACTTTTCAAATTCCATGCCCTTCATCTTGGCAAAGGTCATCCAGGCCAAGGTCATGTAACCAGTAGCTGGGAATAAAATTCTACCATCAATGGTGTGTCCAGCCAAGAAGGTGTCGTCTTCTTTGCCCAAATTGATTTCGATGATAGTTTCGCCCGAAGTTGTTTCTTTGCCATATTTGGGAACAATCCATTTTTGCGAATGATCCCAGCCGACCTTGGAATTCAACATAGGGGTACCACGGCCCACGGGATATGAAATTGGTTTGAACATAGTCAATACCTGAGGTTGGGAACCGGCAGCATAAATTTTACCAATGTTCATCAACAAAAATTCAACATTGTTCTCATGGCCGCGTTTCACCAAACTGACATTGGTGGCTTCGGGGCCCAAAGCTCTCTTGAGAATGGCTTGCAATAAACCGGTGGGAGCAATCTCAATAGCAATAGCGTTCTGGGGGATATGTTGTAAAGCCTCGTAGAACAAAACTGGCGAAAGTAAATTGTTCACGTGATAAGCAGCCGAAGATTGTTTAGCTACAGGTGTATTCCATGCGGATTCGGGAATACTGGTACTAATCCATCTGCTTGTACGGTTCTTGGCATTGGGAATGATTTTCTCCAAGCTCTTGCGCAATTTTGGTCCAGCATCAGCGATATATTTGCTGTGGAAAGCGTAACCAGATGATTTGACGGCCTTAGCAAAGATACCTTCTGAGGAGAGTTGGGCAACCAAAGCGTCAATCGATGCTTCTGGGCCAGAAATGGTGCAGTTATCGCCACTGTTGTGGCAAACAGGGAAACAATCAGCGGGCATACGTTTGTGTGCTTCTTCCCAGTCTAAACCAATAGCAGCCATTTTGCCGGGGGGCAATTTGGTATCTTGAATGCTTTTGCCTCTCCAGTAAGCAGCCAACACAGTTTGTTCGGGTGTAAAGCAGCCATCGGCATAAGCACAACCTAATTCACCTACGGAATGGCCCACAATGCCATCAGGTTTGATATTGAGCGAAGTTAGAAGATCGGTCAAAGCAATTTGCATAGCAGCGATCGAAATGAAGGAGTTCAAAATGTTGTCGAAACTTTGTTCGGTGGATCTGGTTAAAACATCGACCAAATCAATGCCTTCTGGTCTTAAAGCCTCAGCACATCTGTGGATAGAGTTGGCAAAAACTTCAAAATGCATTAGATCCTTAGCCATACTGGCCCATTGACTGCCCATGCCGGAGTAAATATACCAAACGGGACGATTCTCATCATTGAATTCAACGACCTCACGTTGCAACGAACCCTTGGTGTCCATAACGCAATAGCCACGGTAGTAGTGGAGAGGGATGTTCTTGGAGTGGATGTCGTTGATCAAAGCCAAGTATTCATCATCATCTCTGTGGGCTGTAGCATCTTCCAACAGCTCTTGGACAGCATCGAAAGTACGACCGGAACAAACGACCATTTTTGGTGGTCCTACAGTAGGAGTAATAGCCTTGGGCTTAGGATTGGACTTCAGAATAACGTGGGCATTGGCACCGCCAAAACCGAATGAGTTGATACCAACAATACCACCTTCCCAGGGAAGATTCTTGTCAACCACCTTCAAGCGGCCATCCATTAAACCGTATAGATCAGGATTGGGACTTTGGTAATGCAAATTGGCGGGAATAACACCTTCTTCCATGGCAATCAATACCTTGGCAATCGAACAAACACCAGAAGCGGGTTCGGAGTGACCCATATTGGACTTGACTGAGCCAATGAGCAAAGGAGTTTGACGATTCTTGCAGAAGAAATCAGTTATAGAGTTGACTTCTTGAGGGTCGCCTACTTTAGTACCAGTGCCGTGAGCTTCAACATAGACCACATCGTTGGGATCCAAGTTGATTTCTTCATAGGTTTCTCTAATCAAACGGTTTTGCATTTTGCCATCGGGATAAGTAATGCCCATTTCCTTGTAACCGTCAGTGTTGGTACGAACATTCAAGACGGTGGCATAAACACGCTTGGATTGGCTGGTCTTTTGCAAAAAGATGACCACACAACCATCGGATCTAACATAGCCATTTCCAGACTCGTCGAATGCTTTGCACATACCATCGGGACTCAACATGTTAAGACGCTTGAATTGCAAAGACATGGTGGGCTTCAAAATAACACCTAAACCAGCAACGACAGCCGAATCACATTTGCCGGCTTGCATGTCGGAGAAGGCCTGTTCCAAGGCATACAAAGAACTGGAACAAGCGGTGTCAACACTGTAACTGGGTCCTTTGAAGTCAAAAGTATAGGAAACACGATTGGCAAACATAGCTCTGGCGCAACCGGTCAAACCATAACCATTGACACGATCTTGGTCGGCAGTCCAATATTGTTCGGTTTCCGAAGCCGAAACACCAATGTATACACCAGTGCGTGAACCTCTGATTTCCGAGGGATTAACACCGGAATCAATAATAGCCTCGTAAGTACACTCCAATAGCATTCTCATTTGGGGATCCATGCATTCGGCCTGCTTTTGATGTACACTAAAGAATTGCTGATCGAAATGTTCCAAATCTTCATCCTTGATTTTACCAATGCGATCGGGCAAACCGTACAAGCCTTTTTCCCATCTTCTGGGATCATCATTTACCATGTCCACACCTTCGAAGAGATTCTTCTTGAACTCATCGATGTTGGAACTCTCGGGCAGACGGCCAGAGAAACCAGTAATAGCAATATCACTGGTAGTCATGGCTCCGCTTGAACGCGCACCGAAACGTCCCTGCAGATGGTCATGGGGGACATTACGGTCGGCGCTCTCATTTATAACATCATCAGCAAAACGGGCAGGCATATTGTTGATTAGATGATTAGTTGCGTCGTTTGaattaattgaatttgaattggTTGCGTTGAATGCTGCTGTAGTCGATGACAATAGAGATGTGTTGCTGTTTGCGTTTGTCTCTTTAACTACCACTACTATCTGATCAGTTTGTTCGTTTTGTTGCAGTTGGATATCCTGTTGCGTTGGCGTAGAATTTCGTTGCTGTTTATTGCGTCTCTTTTTACGACGATTTGCAGATTTGCCTTTGTTACCAGATTTTTGCAGAGATGGCGATGATGATGAATTAACGTTATTTTGGCTATTGACTGAATGTTGTTGCGTTTGGTGAACAGTTTGTACAGAATGAATCTTATTCTCGGATTTCAACAGTTTGAAAAAAAGCtgcaataaataaaagaaaaataattattagtttttgttttatctttttcataatttatatgtatttaaaagttGTAGAGTGTAGAGgagtaattaaatatttctttattaattaaaaatacatacatatgtagtttaTTTTCTGTACACCTACATAGGTATGTatgttttacatatttattatgtaGTTATATGTTTCAAATATTCCTAACAGTTTTTGTTGGTTCGAATCATGCACTACCATCATTAAATgggttaaaataaaagctttttctcttttgtaattagttttaatacatattgagAGAGATTTgctcttaaatattttaagttcaGTTTTGTTTCTTATATCTTTGTgttgttatgtttttgtttattttctctttGTGCTTTTGTTTCATGTGAAGTAGCCGGAATTGAAACGTTAGTATACATTGTGAAAATCAGGTGATTTTTGGGCTAACTTCAATGTTATGGCTttctttatacatatgtacgtatggatggatgtatatacttatatatataaaattatgtattatcTGTACATATGAAGATATGGAATAGTACGGATATTATGTTGTGTTTGTAAAACTATTGTGTTGTAGGTTTTTTATGTAGTGGCAAATTTGTATGGCATGATTTTTAGTTTGTAAACGATGCCGGTTCAGTTTGTTGTTGCTtgtgagtgtttttttgtttactcATTGCTTTGCAATGAATTTCAAGTGtgcagaaaataaaataaataaaagaattaacgATAAAGTGTTTTGTCAATATGCGACTTTGAAATACtctatagtttttaaaaaaagtgtggTGTTTGTTGAGTTTTTAAAGTTCAAATaggtatgaaatttaaaaatatacccaataagccccaaaaattcaagcacttgaacgttttgttggaatttgacttgaatgcaaattatgttttaaacttgaaaaatatttgaaaaatttaatattttttaaatggtttgaatttatatgtttcctttttactggaaaatactattgaattaaaatgtatataattcaattgcttgcctataattcaaggcttgaattatacttgctttcaacttgaattccagtaaaaatgcttattgggtaccTATTAAAAAGCTTAATTCAatccttaaaattaaattgtatgtcTTAATCACTCCATTAAagaattcattacgaattaatgCATATGCTTAATTCATTAGTACtcaaacgtattgaattcattcctaaGATAAATCATTCTTTatggaattaattccttattgaatcgttcaagttttctttaattcaaatccattacaaaataggtagcttaataaaatttttcttatttttagatacctattttagataatttttttcaaatccttTTGTAAATGATAATAACAAAAGCAAATTGAATgaagaaaacaaatattaattcaatttgaaatagTTATACTTCTTAGCATTGAAAAAACAATGGACACAACTAGGCTTGTAACCGAGTGTTTACAATCCAATGACAATATGTCAATCCCATACAAAACCTATCAAAATTATACCACGAAGGAAGCTTTATccaaatggcaaaatattgcaAAGAAGACGAATgattctttaataaaataaataaaagattttgaaatattaaataaaagattttgaaatattaattgaatattgggaaatgtttccattgttttgttgtCAACcgttatttatgtatgtagtcGTAATTACTAATTAAGTTTTTAaaggaatatttatttttaaaattctgagATATGGTGcaaaacttttttcaacattttatggaaaatttgttCACTATTATTTGTAATAACCAGTACCTAGTATAAGTGAATAAATATCATACGTTATCAATGCAAAATATTGGTTACCAGTCTACGATTaagacaatattttatttaaattatagctACGAACTTGGCGATAagtatattttcaataatatttcataCTTATAAGGGAATTTACTACTAatcagatttaacaaaaatctacaaatcaaaattttaacatctGTGTGTTACCAATTGCTCATAGATAGCATTAAACTGAGGATCGCTACAGTTTAAATCAAACTCACACACTTATCATCATTCTATATTTATACAGTTACTTTTTTTGCATTAGTTGGTTAATTtctcttgaaaaaaaaaatcaaaatagtgAGAGATAAGGTGGcgtgattaaaaatattttcaagttcAATGTGAGCAATGGAAAAGAAACTCCTCGTATGATTAATAAATACacataggtatgtatgtatgtaaataatagattttataaGTATGGATgagtgtagtttttttttgttttgtttaaagtaATGACACCTCTTGATCAAACAGTTATTTATTTATGCCAACTGATAAGTATTATTATTAATGCAAACATTTAAATGAGAAGAGCAAGGCATAGGTAAAGAGACAGAATGTTAATGAAGAGAgcgttatgaattaaaaaaataaactatttgcaGATAAGCTATACAATTTGTTTATaggtatcaacatttttaactttattatttagaaaaaacttttcctggcattttaattaaatttgtatgtatgtacctaATTAATGTATTCTTCATTCACTTTCAAAtgctttcaaaaattaaaattctacaTTATTCTGTAGCTGAACacgcaaaataaaataaataaaaaatttatatatttttaagagcTACATaggtacataaaaataaatacagtaAAAGATCTGTTCGAATCAGGGATGGCTATTTTATTATGtggcaaatatataaatttaaaccaaTCCTGATtcagaaaacaattttaaaatttttgtatgaaaaacacttaaaaattatttgaaaactgagtAATTTTCATAcctacaacaatttaaaaatagttttccgGTCATTTTTCTAACAGCTTTTTGTATTATATGTAGCAAATGACAGGTTCCAGGAGGCTTCCTTCCACATGGAGATATTTGTAATTCAAAAAAGATAAATATTCGATTTTCgaccagaaaatttttaaaatttttgtatgaaaaaccaGAGACGTGATACTCTGATCaaactaaaataacaacaatcatATGtcttatacaaaaacaaaaaacagtgaCTATCATCATGTATTTtcttgttgcaagagttagggtTTTGACAATTACGTATCGTTTGACAATTATCATCGTAGGTATGtgataaattatttgaaaactaagtgatttttaagataaaaatttaatcagGCCCTTAGTAATACaagaaacaaaaatgtgttaaaaatcaagataatttttgcaaaaaaaaaaaaaataattttgaatcaaTTTGAGTAGGAGTTTGTAAATGACACTCAATCTTCAGGAAGCTTTCTTCCTCAAGTCGACATTATAGATACCATTCAAAAATATCTTTGTAAGTCATCTACGGTTTTTGTCAATTTGCTTTCTATTGACAAACGCATGATGCTAAATCAAATTGTCAATTGTTTGTTAATCCAATCTAATTCGAAGAACATAATAAATCATCTAAATGACACTAAATTTTGAGGAGTTTTCCTTtcacaaattgatttttgtagCAAAAAATAGACTATCCTTTAAAAAAAGTCACATCTCTGCCATTTATTATAATTCTTAACactattgatatcaatttaagATCTTTGTAAGTTATCTGAGGTTATCAccataatttaatgaaaatattattaaattaatgaaataatttgttaatatttcccTTAAATGCTTAATTCAATTAATGCATTCGTCTTACTCAgttatttctttttctttatgaaaattttcaaattttttgtttcgacTAAGATTTTGTTCTactttaaagaacatttttttaaaaattgaaaacagcACTTAGTTTGCCATCCCCGCTTTGAAATGTGTGGCAAAAAAAGAGctttattcttttgttttttttttatcaaattactGAGGGAAAACACGTTTAGAATTATTGTTTGGCGTTTCTTTGCCGGCATATCAGGCGATATGAAATTACgtcatggaaaacaaaaaatataaaaaaaaatacaaaaatatctttcgtttttaatacaacgtga comes from Calliphora vicina chromosome 2, idCalVici1.1, whole genome shotgun sequence and encodes:
- the FASN1 gene encoding fatty acid synthase: MPARFADDVINESADRNVPHDHLQGRFGARSSGAMTTSDIAITGFSGRLPESSNIDEFKKNLFEGVDMVNDDPRRWEKGLYGLPDRIGKIKDEDLEHFDQQFFSVHQKQAECMDPQMRMLLECTYEAIIDSGVNPSEIRGSRTGVYIGVSASETEQYWTADQDRVNGYGLTGCARAMFANRVSYTFDFKGPSYSVDTACSSSLYALEQAFSDMQAGKCDSAVVAGLGVILKPTMSLQFKRLNMLSPDGMCKAFDESGNGYVRSDGCVVIFLQKTSQSKRVYATVLNVRTNTDGYKEMGITYPDGKMQNRLIRETYEEINLDPNDVVYVEAHGTGTKVGDPQEVNSITDFFCKNRQTPLLIGSVKSNMGHSEPASGVCSIAKVLIAMEEGVIPANLHYQSPNPDLYGLMDGRLKVVDKNLPWEGGIVGINSFGFGGANAHVILKSNPKPKAITPTVGPPKMVVCSGRTFDAVQELLEDATAHRDDDEYLALINDIHSKNIPLHYYRGYCVMDTKGSLQREVVEFNDENRPVWYIYSGMGSQWASMAKDLMHFEVFANSIHRCAEALRPEGIDLVDVLTRSTEQSFDNILNSFISIAAMQIALTDLLTSLNIKPDGIVGHSVGELGCAYADGCFTPEQTVLAAYWRGKSIQDTKLPPGKMAAIGLDWEEAHKRMPADCFPVCHNSGDNCTISGPEASIDALVAQLSSEGIFAKAVKSSGYAFHSKYIADAGPKLRKSLEKIIPNAKNRTSRWISTSIPESAWNTPVAKQSSAAYHVNNLLSPVLFYEALQHIPQNAIAIEIAPTGLLQAILKRALGPEATNVSLVKRGHENNVEFLLMNIGKIYAAGSQPQVLTMFKPISYPVGRGTPMLNSKVGWDHSQKWIVPKYGKETTSGETIIEINLGKEDDTFLAGHTIDGRILFPATGYMTLAWMTFAKMKGMEFEKCPVVMENIVFHRATILNKEGVVKFGLNFFDGTGNFEICEGGSLAVSGKISIPEDIEREELPLDGLTASTLGKELNTNDVYKELRLRGYDYSGIFRGIVKSDTVANAGQLQWVGNWISFMDTMLQFSILSKNLRELYLPTRIEKAVLNPTKHLEEMSKMSAEYLTQNGVPVYMYGDINVIKSGGVEMRGLKASLASKRPGTQNPPTLERYTFVPNVNHAELHENSEKSRLQALTVALHTIIENSQGAIKIKGVELANGRNPDVLMAAKLLQIIEGEPTITADIAVATYNNNEETIASTLGAESGVRIISKNILEEPVEQNCHFLYALDVLSRPDTMILENSKATIKDNGFLIFEESTTSYNKSGRALLNKSGLTVVTEQVIGGSHILVMARKPVDLKLREAVVVQVTETNFNWLDDLKEALAKAAEIERYVYVVCQGEELFGAIGFMNCIKNENGGKLARLVFIQDKNAEKFSLTSKLYAEQLSKDLITNVLKNSTFGTFRHLKLETDVATLQVEHAYVNALTKGDLASLKWIEAPQINAGLLDDKSELCTVYYAPINFRDVMLSSGKLSADALPGDLAQQDCVLGLEFAGRDSKGRRIMAMVPAKSMATTCVASKNMMWEIPDNWTMEEASTVPCVYATVYYALLVRGQMKKGEKILIHAGSGGVGQSAISIALHHGLTVFTTVGSKEKREFLKKRFPQLKDSHIGNSRDCSFEQMIMRETQGRGVDLVLNSLAEEKLQASVRCLGLNGRFLEIGKFDLSNNSPLGMSVFLKNTSFHGILLDSVMEGEEAMQNQVVNLVAEGIKSGAVRPLPTSVFNEHQVESAFRFMASGKHIGKVVVKVRDEEDGRKTVKPTARLVNAIPRTYMHPEKSYIIVGGLGGFGLELTNWLVTRGAKYLVLTSRSGVKTGYQSLMIRRWQQRGVKVLVDTSDVTSAKGCQQLLENANKLALVGGIFNLAAVLRDALLEDQTVKDFETVCESKVQGTKYLDQFSRAMCSELDYFVCFSSVSCGRGNIGQTNYGLANSAMERICELRQASGFPGLAIQWGAIGDTGLVIENLGDNDTVIGGTLPQRMTSCLQTIDFFLQQPHPVLASMVVAEKRKSDQAGGVSLIACVANILGLRDTKNVQDSASLADLGMDSLMGAEIKQTLERNFDIVMSPQEIRQLTFGQLKQLSGGVEGNEAAASPASPVHRTPSPSPFGDGTQVVFTTELMPTQAIVRLQSAAPADSKKRPLFVVSPIEGFADALKQLASRLDCPVYGLQCTAEANLDSIDTLADFYLQQIRTVQPKGPYAIAGYSFGALVAFVMVLHLENLKEKARLVMLDGAPKYVNWYTTSFKQRLNTSDDQNEAYGLAYFGMVVANIDYSLVAKVLLNIPTWETKVAKCAEIVAAEINQPTDLIVQAATSFYKKLLAADKYVPSTKVSCDVTLVKPTENYAKLEKDYGLNEVCQKSVNVLTVEGNHRTFLVEEKSLQKIESILNNIIN